From one Hirundo rustica isolate bHirRus1 chromosome 8, bHirRus1.pri.v3, whole genome shotgun sequence genomic stretch:
- the SLK gene encoding STE20-like serine/threonine-protein kinase isoform X5 translates to MSFFNFRKIFKLGGEKKKKQYEHVKRDLNPEEFWEIIGELGDGAFGKVFKAQNKETKVLAAAKVIDTKSEEELEDYMVEIDILASCDHPNIVKLLDAFYYENNLWILIEFCAGGAVDAVMLELERPLTEPQIKVVCRQTLEALNYLHENKIIHRDLKAGNILFTLDGDIKLADFGVSAKNTRTIQRRDSFIGTPYWMAPEVVMCETSKDRPYDYKADIWSLGITLIEMAQIEPPHHELNPMRVLLKIAKSDPPTLAQPSKWSSDFKDFLKKCLEKNVDARWSATQLLQHPFVTVTSNKPIRELIAEAKAEVTEEVEDGKDEDEEEETENSLQLPAEKRASSDLSIASSEEDKLSQNASALESLSEKTESNAIEDKATGDESEDIKFRKTADNIHDTPISDVKVQNGSLPTGEDEQGKMAPAEKSTESLEKMHEDTEPQKGGKELDVEIKNELNFKIEEENSLADEQTEDDKLEVVPVTEGRVENEEGISKETGEKEEKEKRMDLLDGEEEKVPAENRNTEQKEDEGEAQKEAVIDTTAETLPNATVKVSDAEKELIKHGIDNVKEIGAIAETPISDGDKIPELEDKPVESQAKQVHEIISSEETLSESQDKVIEEDKKQAESENEGISNRNSTAETKIKDSGTDIVDQKALQNEPEDIPDKLVDKLTGMDQNSGERRPENMQENNIQIDKEHPAVTSDEIMKNAVSEQTDDSEVTPVPSISISTEENEKVKTDNQGNTETLQQLESENLKENDADSGTGSTADNSSIDLNLSISSFLSKNKETGSISLQETRRQKKTLKKTRKFVVDGVEVSVTTSKIVTENDSKSEEMRFLRRQELRELRLLQKEEQRAQQQLSNKLLQQREQMYRRFEQEMTSKKRQYDQEIENLEKQQKQTIERLEQEHTNRLRDEAKRIKAEQEKELSKFQNVLKNKKKEEQEFVQKQQQELDASLKKIIQQQKTELATIERDCLNNKQQLMRAREAAFWELEERHLQEKHQLLKQQLKDQYFMQRHQLLKRHEKETEQMQRYNQRLIEELKNKQTQERARLPKIQRSEAKTRMAMFKKSLRINSFASPDQDREKIKQFAVQEEKRQKNERLAQHQKHENQMRDLQLQCEANIRELHQLQNEKCHLLVEHETQKLKELDEEHSQELKEWREKLRPRKKMLEEEFARKLQEQEVFFKMTGESECLNPSTQSRISKFYPIPSLHSTGS, encoded by the exons GCTCAGAACAAAGAAACGAAAGTTCTGGCTGCTGCAAAGGTGATAGATACTAAATCAGAAGAAGAACTTGAAGATTACATGGTGGAGATTGACATTTTGGCATCCTGTGATCATCCTAATATTGTCAAGCTCCTAGATGCTTTCTACTATGAAAACAATCTGTGG ATCCTGATTGAATTTTGTGCAGGAGGAGCAGTAGATGCAGTAATGCTGG AGCTTGAAAGGCCGTTGACAGAGCCACAGATCAAAGTGGTGTGCAGGCAGACACTGGAAGCTCTGAACTACTTGCATGAGAATAAGATCATCCACAGAGATCTAAAAGCTGGCAATATTCTTTTCACATTAGATGGAGACATTAAACTAG CGGATTTTGGAGTGTCAGCTAAAAACACCAGAACAATACAAAGAAGAGACTCCTTTATTGGTACACCATATTG GATGGCTCCAGAAGTGGTAATGTGTGAGACCTCTAAAGACAGGCCGTACGATTACAAGGCTGATATCTGGTCCCTCGGCATTACTTTAATAGAAATGGCTCAAATAGAGCCACCCCACCACGAGCTGAATCCCATGCGAGTGCTGCTGAAAATCGCAAAATCCGATCCGCCCACGCTGGCCCAGCCTTCAAAATG GTCATCagattttaaagattttctgaagaaatgtttggaaaaGAATGTAGATGCAAGGTGGAGTGCAACTCAGCTTCTACAG cATCCATTTGTTACTGTTACTTCAAATAAACCAATAAGAGAATTGATTGCAGAAGCTAAGGCTGAAGTTACAGAAGAAGTTGAAGATGGTAAAGATgaggatgaagaagaagaaacagaaaattctctg cAGTTACCTGCAGAAAAACGTGCATCCTCCGATCTCAGTATTGCCAGCTCTGAAGAGGATAAACTTTCACAGAATGCTTCTGCCCTGGAATCTCTctctgagaaaacagaaagcaatgCCATTGAGGACAAAGCAACTGGAGATGAATCTGAGGACATTAAATTTAGGAAAACAGCTGATAACATACATGATACTCCCATTAGTGATGTGAAAGTGCAGAACGGTTCTTTGCCAACTGGTGAAGATGAGCAAGGCAAAATGGCGCCAGCAGAAAAGAGTACAGAGAGCCTGGAAAAAATGCATGAGGATACAGAACCCCAGAAAGGAGGTAAAGAACTTGATGTGGAAATAAAGAATGAACTTAACTTCAAAATAGAGGAAGAAAATTCCTTGGCAGATGAACAGACAGAAGATGACAAACTGGAAGTAGTACCTGTAACTGAAGGTAGGGTAGAAAATGAAGAAGGCATTTCTAAGGAAACTggtgaaaaagaagagaaggagaagagaatgGATCTCTTGGATGGTGAGGAAGAAAAGGTccctgcagaaaacagaaatacagagcAAAAGGAAGATGAAGGTGAAGCTCAGAAAGAGGCAGTAATAGATACCACTGCAGAAACTCTGCCTAATGCTACAGTTAAAGTGTCTGATGCAGAAAAGGAGCTAATAAAGCATGGAATTGACAACGTTAAGGAGATAGGTGCTATTGCTGAAACACCCATCAGTGATGGGGATAAAATACCTGAGCTGGAGGATAAGCCAGTGGAAAGTCAGGCTAAGCAGGTGCATGAGATTATCAGCTCTGAAGAAACTCTATCAGAAAGCCAAGATAAAGTGATCGAAGAAGACAAGAAACAGGCAGAAAGTGAAAATGAGGGTATCAGTAATAGAAACAGCACAGCGGAGACAAAGATCAAAGATTCTGGAACAGATATTGTAGACCAGAAGGCATTACAGAACGAACCTGAGGATATTCCTGATAAACTGGTGGATAAACTGACTGGTATGGACCAAAATTCAGGAGAGCGCCGACCCGAGAATATGCAAGAAAACAACATCCAGATAGACAAAGAACATCCGGCAGTTACCTCTGATGAAATAATGAAGAATGCTGTCAGTGAACAAACTGATGACTCTGAAGTCACTCCAGTCCCCAGTATTAGTATTAGcactgaagaaaatgagaaggtCAAAACAGATAACCAAGGCAATACTGAGACTTTACAGCAACTGGAATCGGagaatttgaaggaaaatgatGCGGATTCAGGCACCGGTTCTACAGCTGATAACAGCAGCATTGATTTGAACTTGTCCATTTCTAGTTTCCTTAGTAAAAACAAAGAGACAGGATCAATATCTTTACAG GAAACtagaaggcagaagaaaacGTTAAAGAAAACTCGAAAGTTTGTCGTTGATGGAGTAGAAGTGAGTGTAACCACATCAAAAATAGTTACTGAAAATGATTCAAAGAGTGAAGAAATGCGATTTCTACG ACGTCAAGAGCTCAGAGAGCTGAGACTTCTTCagaaagaggagcagagagcccAACAGCAGCTCAGCAATAAGCTTCTGCAGCAGCGAGAGCAGATGTACAGACGTTTTGAACAGGAAATGACA AGTAAAAAGCGACAGTATGATCAAGAGATAGAGaacctggaaaagcagcagaagcagacgATCGAgcgcctggagcaggagcacacGAATCGCTTACGGGATGAAGCAAAACGCATCAAGGCCGAGCAGGAGAAGGAGTTGTCCAAATTCCAGAAtgtgctgaaaaacaaaaaaaaagag GAGCAGGAGTTTGTGCAGAAGCAGCAACAGGAGCTGGATGCatctctgaagaaaataattcagcagCAGAAGACGGAACTGGCCACTATTGAACGAGATTGCCTCAACAACAAACAGCAGCTCATGAGAG ctcGTGAAGCTGCAttctgggagctggaggagcgGCACCTACAGGAGAAACACCAGCTCCTCAAGCAGCAGCTCAAGGATCAGTACTTCATGCAGAGGCACCAGCTGCTTAAGAGGCATGAAAAA GAAACAGAACAAATGCAGAGGTATAATCAACGCCTTATAGAGGAgttaaagaacaaacaaactCAGGAAAGAGCCAGACTGCCTAAAATCCAGCGAAGTGAAGCAAAGACTCGGATGGCCATGTTTAAGAAGAGTTTGAGAATCAATTCATTTGCCTCTCCAGACCAAGATCGTGAAAAAATTAAGCAG tttgctgttcaagaagaaaagaggcagaagaaTGAGAGATTGGCACAGCATCAGAAACACGAAAACCAAATGCGGGACCTTCAGTTGCAGTGTGAAGCAAACATCAGGGAACTGCATCAGTTACAG aatgaaaaatgcCATCTACTGGTTGAGCATGAGACTCAGAAGCTAAAAGAGCTGGATGAAGAGCACAGCCAAGAACTGAAGGAATGGAGAGAGAAATTGAGACCAAGAAAAAAG ATGTTGGAAGAAGAATTTGCCAGAAAACTGCAGGAACAggaagttttctttaaaatgactGGAGAATCCGAATGCCTTAATCCTTCAACACAAAGCCGGATTTCCAAATTCTACCCAATCCCCAGCCTTCACTCCACTGGCTCGTAA
- the SLK gene encoding STE20-like serine/threonine-protein kinase isoform X4, protein MSFFNFRKIFKLGGEKKKKQYEHVKRDLNPEEFWEIIGELGDGAFGKVFKAQNKETKVLAAAKVIDTKSEEELEDYMVEIDILASCDHPNIVKLLDAFYYENNLWILIEFCAGGAVDAVMLELERPLTEPQIKVVCRQTLEALNYLHENKIIHRDLKAGNILFTLDGDIKLADFGVSAKNTRTIQRRDSFIGTPYWMAPEVVMCETSKDRPYDYKADIWSLGITLIEMAQIEPPHHELNPMRVLLKIAKSDPPTLAQPSKWSSDFKDFLKKCLEKNVDARWSATQLLQHPFVTVTSNKPIRELIAEAKAEVTEEVEDGKDEDEEEETENSLQLPAEKRASSDLSIASSEEDKLSQNASALESLSEKTESNAIEDKATGDESEDIKFRKTADNIHDTPISDVKVQNGSLPTGEDEQGKMAPAEKSTESLEKMHEDTEPQKGGKELDVEIKNELNFKIEEENSLADEQTEDDKLEVVPVTEGRVENEEGISKETGEKEEKEKRMDLLDGEEEKVPAENRNTEQKEDEGEAQKEAVIDTTAETLPNATVKVSDAEKELIKHGIDNVKEIGAIAETPISDGDKIPELEDKPVESQAKQVHEIISSEETLSESQDKVIEEDKKQAESENEGISNRNSTAETKIKDSGTDIVDQKALQNEPEDIPDKLVDKLTGMDQNSGERRPENMQENNIQIDKEHPAVTSDEIMKNAVSEQTDDSEVTPVPSISISTEENEKVKTDNQGNTETLQQLESENLKENDADSGTGSTADNSSIDLNLSISSFLSKNKETGSISLQETRRQKKTLKKTRKFVVDGVEVSVTTSKIVTENDSKSEEMRFLRRQELRELRLLQKEEQRAQQQLSNKLLQQREQMYRRFEQEMTSKKRQYDQEIENLEKQQKQTIERLEQEHTNRLRDEAKRIKAEQEKELSKFQNVLKNKKKEGVAQVMIQSFQLSSCTLFNAQMQDEQEFVQKQQQELDASLKKIIQQQKTELATIERDCLNNKQQLMRAREAAFWELEERHLQEKHQLLKQQLKDQYFMQRHQLLKRHEKETEQMQRYNQRLIEELKNKQTQERARLPKIQRSEAKTRMAMFKKSLRINSFASPDQDREKIKQFAVQEEKRQKNERLAQHQKHENQMRDLQLQCEANIRELHQLQNEKCHLLVEHETQKLKELDEEHSQELKEWREKLRPRKKMLEEEFARKLQEQEVFFKMTGESECLNPSTQSRISKFYPIPSLHSTGS, encoded by the exons GCTCAGAACAAAGAAACGAAAGTTCTGGCTGCTGCAAAGGTGATAGATACTAAATCAGAAGAAGAACTTGAAGATTACATGGTGGAGATTGACATTTTGGCATCCTGTGATCATCCTAATATTGTCAAGCTCCTAGATGCTTTCTACTATGAAAACAATCTGTGG ATCCTGATTGAATTTTGTGCAGGAGGAGCAGTAGATGCAGTAATGCTGG AGCTTGAAAGGCCGTTGACAGAGCCACAGATCAAAGTGGTGTGCAGGCAGACACTGGAAGCTCTGAACTACTTGCATGAGAATAAGATCATCCACAGAGATCTAAAAGCTGGCAATATTCTTTTCACATTAGATGGAGACATTAAACTAG CGGATTTTGGAGTGTCAGCTAAAAACACCAGAACAATACAAAGAAGAGACTCCTTTATTGGTACACCATATTG GATGGCTCCAGAAGTGGTAATGTGTGAGACCTCTAAAGACAGGCCGTACGATTACAAGGCTGATATCTGGTCCCTCGGCATTACTTTAATAGAAATGGCTCAAATAGAGCCACCCCACCACGAGCTGAATCCCATGCGAGTGCTGCTGAAAATCGCAAAATCCGATCCGCCCACGCTGGCCCAGCCTTCAAAATG GTCATCagattttaaagattttctgaagaaatgtttggaaaaGAATGTAGATGCAAGGTGGAGTGCAACTCAGCTTCTACAG cATCCATTTGTTACTGTTACTTCAAATAAACCAATAAGAGAATTGATTGCAGAAGCTAAGGCTGAAGTTACAGAAGAAGTTGAAGATGGTAAAGATgaggatgaagaagaagaaacagaaaattctctg cAGTTACCTGCAGAAAAACGTGCATCCTCCGATCTCAGTATTGCCAGCTCTGAAGAGGATAAACTTTCACAGAATGCTTCTGCCCTGGAATCTCTctctgagaaaacagaaagcaatgCCATTGAGGACAAAGCAACTGGAGATGAATCTGAGGACATTAAATTTAGGAAAACAGCTGATAACATACATGATACTCCCATTAGTGATGTGAAAGTGCAGAACGGTTCTTTGCCAACTGGTGAAGATGAGCAAGGCAAAATGGCGCCAGCAGAAAAGAGTACAGAGAGCCTGGAAAAAATGCATGAGGATACAGAACCCCAGAAAGGAGGTAAAGAACTTGATGTGGAAATAAAGAATGAACTTAACTTCAAAATAGAGGAAGAAAATTCCTTGGCAGATGAACAGACAGAAGATGACAAACTGGAAGTAGTACCTGTAACTGAAGGTAGGGTAGAAAATGAAGAAGGCATTTCTAAGGAAACTggtgaaaaagaagagaaggagaagagaatgGATCTCTTGGATGGTGAGGAAGAAAAGGTccctgcagaaaacagaaatacagagcAAAAGGAAGATGAAGGTGAAGCTCAGAAAGAGGCAGTAATAGATACCACTGCAGAAACTCTGCCTAATGCTACAGTTAAAGTGTCTGATGCAGAAAAGGAGCTAATAAAGCATGGAATTGACAACGTTAAGGAGATAGGTGCTATTGCTGAAACACCCATCAGTGATGGGGATAAAATACCTGAGCTGGAGGATAAGCCAGTGGAAAGTCAGGCTAAGCAGGTGCATGAGATTATCAGCTCTGAAGAAACTCTATCAGAAAGCCAAGATAAAGTGATCGAAGAAGACAAGAAACAGGCAGAAAGTGAAAATGAGGGTATCAGTAATAGAAACAGCACAGCGGAGACAAAGATCAAAGATTCTGGAACAGATATTGTAGACCAGAAGGCATTACAGAACGAACCTGAGGATATTCCTGATAAACTGGTGGATAAACTGACTGGTATGGACCAAAATTCAGGAGAGCGCCGACCCGAGAATATGCAAGAAAACAACATCCAGATAGACAAAGAACATCCGGCAGTTACCTCTGATGAAATAATGAAGAATGCTGTCAGTGAACAAACTGATGACTCTGAAGTCACTCCAGTCCCCAGTATTAGTATTAGcactgaagaaaatgagaaggtCAAAACAGATAACCAAGGCAATACTGAGACTTTACAGCAACTGGAATCGGagaatttgaaggaaaatgatGCGGATTCAGGCACCGGTTCTACAGCTGATAACAGCAGCATTGATTTGAACTTGTCCATTTCTAGTTTCCTTAGTAAAAACAAAGAGACAGGATCAATATCTTTACAG GAAACtagaaggcagaagaaaacGTTAAAGAAAACTCGAAAGTTTGTCGTTGATGGAGTAGAAGTGAGTGTAACCACATCAAAAATAGTTACTGAAAATGATTCAAAGAGTGAAGAAATGCGATTTCTACG ACGTCAAGAGCTCAGAGAGCTGAGACTTCTTCagaaagaggagcagagagcccAACAGCAGCTCAGCAATAAGCTTCTGCAGCAGCGAGAGCAGATGTACAGACGTTTTGAACAGGAAATGACA AGTAAAAAGCGACAGTATGATCAAGAGATAGAGaacctggaaaagcagcagaagcagacgATCGAgcgcctggagcaggagcacacGAATCGCTTACGGGATGAAGCAAAACGCATCAAGGCCGAGCAGGAGAAGGAGTTGTCCAAATTCCAGAAtgtgctgaaaaacaaaaaaaaagag GGTGTTGCTCAGGTTATGATTCAGTCTTTTCAGTTGTCTTCATGTACACTTTTCAACGCACAAATGCAGGAT GAGCAGGAGTTTGTGCAGAAGCAGCAACAGGAGCTGGATGCatctctgaagaaaataattcagcagCAGAAGACGGAACTGGCCACTATTGAACGAGATTGCCTCAACAACAAACAGCAGCTCATGAGAG ctcGTGAAGCTGCAttctgggagctggaggagcgGCACCTACAGGAGAAACACCAGCTCCTCAAGCAGCAGCTCAAGGATCAGTACTTCATGCAGAGGCACCAGCTGCTTAAGAGGCATGAAAAA GAAACAGAACAAATGCAGAGGTATAATCAACGCCTTATAGAGGAgttaaagaacaaacaaactCAGGAAAGAGCCAGACTGCCTAAAATCCAGCGAAGTGAAGCAAAGACTCGGATGGCCATGTTTAAGAAGAGTTTGAGAATCAATTCATTTGCCTCTCCAGACCAAGATCGTGAAAAAATTAAGCAG tttgctgttcaagaagaaaagaggcagaagaaTGAGAGATTGGCACAGCATCAGAAACACGAAAACCAAATGCGGGACCTTCAGTTGCAGTGTGAAGCAAACATCAGGGAACTGCATCAGTTACAG aatgaaaaatgcCATCTACTGGTTGAGCATGAGACTCAGAAGCTAAAAGAGCTGGATGAAGAGCACAGCCAAGAACTGAAGGAATGGAGAGAGAAATTGAGACCAAGAAAAAAG ATGTTGGAAGAAGAATTTGCCAGAAAACTGCAGGAACAggaagttttctttaaaatgactGGAGAATCCGAATGCCTTAATCCTTCAACACAAAGCCGGATTTCCAAATTCTACCCAATCCCCAGCCTTCACTCCACTGGCTCGTAA